A genomic stretch from Schistosoma haematobium chromosome 2, whole genome shotgun sequence includes:
- the ABCC10_1 gene encoding Multidrug resistance-associated protein 7, variant 2 (EggNog:ENOG410V8HZ~COG:Q) encodes MQVPFVEFVCGNLDPSPWHDGVVGACWFEVYVYIPLTLLCTITSFIYCVVLCRHLAFDSFYCSVFYFRVAIDITIVTSSGVIIVLGFLLPYYEEGFSINSRFFAIHSFITVILWITTLILDYLHGKALKYTSRGSRIHLSFSIIYFFCLAINCWSFRREVDALWRPYVIVNCYIQLLLLCLHLLSKVPVFYPSEEPRRRRARILRQNSNSIQLSTSYQSNEITQRPTSQNVNDHEDSASWFSKLCFCWVNNLVRSGYYGELYSLTNLPLVPKRLNTYTLESKVPKLKLKSVTIDETIRQNHDISNKGCSIKACVLFLKASYEAFGREFLYLGLLKLLLSGFGLCGPVVLNHFILNVTNSETPSWSCILVGFGLVFLSLKIAVLSTSYNYKMASFGFKVRVSVTGMVYRKILSLKTSSLNCIGTGCLVNYLTSDADRIVNFAPSIHEVWAMPLQLSVAVGLLYHQLGLACLVGIGFLLVLLPLNRILATKIGKFSRRLMMFKDTRIKLMSEILSNTLSVKLACWENLMKNRVMHSRIQELNALRGQKLLDACCVFFWAVCPALLASSTFATYVAIGNELKASVVFSSLALFGMLIGPMNAFPWVINGVMEATISMQRITKLFYLSSGSFSLELTDTPLSDVGIPTDIPIVCSFAEKSTISMPVNIMNESFYYTNCDNLVLKNITLQVQWGQLIGVIGPVGSGKSSLLLSILGELQSVVSGDELRNESMKTNPRLRYAYVGQTPWLHSGTIRENILFGSDCDLAWMNTVIEACALKVDLGKLPNGLDTDVGEAGGNSLSGGQRARVALARAVYQKADVYLLDDPLSALDVDVGQQIITNCLLGLLSGRTRIIVTHQLDWLMNTKIVNERAQVDFIVELKDGIITRKIPGNLYPDNDDNDHMHQPVLDINSSPPYNESTLSSDNHHDSSENNNNSTLENDDVPLITIKEYSSVNQSEFSPNCVINNNNNNNVNINMEHMAVGSISPHVYKSYIHSVGYFLTFSIILSLLLMQGTRNASDWWLSYWVQNGNLSAVVSSFQDSSYQTELFPDNHTKNKYLHSTHNLSSINYNSSINELLQTSIHSAVRFGEPNSITGYYYLEIYAFVVISNLIATIFRAVLFAFGGLVAASVVHESALDTILEVNLLLL; translated from the exons ATGCAGGTCCCTTTTGTGGAATTTGTATGTGGGAATTTGGATCCTAGTCCATGGCACGATGGAGTTGTTGGTGCTTGCTGGTTTGAAGTATACGTTTATATCCCTTTGACTTTATTGTGTACAATCACCTCATTCATTTATTGCGTTGTCCTGTGTCGGCACTTAGCATTTGACAGTTTTTATTGTTCAGTCTTCTATTTTCGAGTGGCCATAGATATAACAATCGTTACCAGCAGTGGTGTAATTATCGTTCTCGGGTTTCTTCTTCCATACTACGAGGAGGGGTTTTCTATTAACTCTCGTTTTTTTGCAATTCACAGTTTCATAACAGTAATACTCTGGATTACAACACTAATCCTTGATTATCTCCATGGTAAAGCCCTCAAATATACTTCAAGGGGTTCTCGGATTCATCTTTCGTTTTCAATAATATACTTCTTTTGCTTAGCTATAAACTGCTGGTCTTTTCGTAGAGAAGTGGATGCGCTATGGAGACCATATGTTATTGTTAATTGCTATATTCAATTACTCCTGTTATGTCTGCATTTACTTTCCAAGGTCCCAGTGTTCTACCCCTCGGAAGAGCCTAGGCGCAGAAGGGCTAGGATCTTAAGACAAAATTCCAATAGCATCCAGTTGTCTACAAGTTATCAGTCAAATGAAATTACACAGAGACCCACTTCGCAAAATGTTAATGACCATGAAGATTCGGCTTCATGGTTTTCAAAGTTATGTTTTTGTTGGGTTAATAATCTAGTGCGTAGTGGTTATTACGGAGAATTGTATTCACTCACAAATCTACCTTTGGTCCCTAAACGTCTGAATACATACACTTTGGAGTCAAAAGTCCCTAAATTAAAGTTGAAATCTGTAACTATTGATGAAACGATTAGACAAAATCACGATATTTCTAACAAAGGGTGTTCTATCAAAGCTTGTGTTCTATTTTTAAAAGCAAGTTATGAAGCATTCGGTCGTGAATTCCTGTATCTCGGTTTGCTCAAACTTTTACTTAGTGGCTTCGGTTTATGTGGTCCAGTAGTTTTAAATCATTTCATTCTAAACGTGACAAACTCCGAAACTCCCTCATGGTCTTGCATTCTTGTTGGGTTCGGACTAGTTTTTTTGTCATTGAAGATAGCAGTTTTGAGCACATCTTACAATTACAAAATGGCAAGTTTCGGCTTCAAAGTTAGAGTCAGTGTAACTGGGATGGTTTACAGGAAAATTTTATCCCTTAAAACTTCGTCACTTAATTGTATTGGAACAGGATGTTTGGTTAATTATCTGACCTCTGATGCTGATAGAATAGTCAATTTCGCACCTAGTATTCACGAAGTGTGGGCAATGCCTCTGCAGTTATCTGTTGCAGTCGGACTACTTTACCACCAACTCGGGCTTGCCTGTTTAGTAGGCATTGGGTTTCTACTTGTGTTACTTCCTCTGAATCGTATTTTAGCAACAAAAATCGGGAAGTTTAGTCGCCGTTTGATGATGTTTAAGGATACACGGATTAAG TTGATGTCTGAAATTCTATCAAATACGCTTTCAGTGAAACTAGCATGTTGGGAGAATTTAATGAAAAATCGTGTCATGCATTCTCGCATTCAGGAGTTGAACGCTCTACGTGGTCAAAAGTTGCTGGACGCTTGTTGTGTATTCTTTTGGGCTGTCTGTCCTGCACTGTTAGCCAGTTCAACATTCGCAACTTATGTGGCTATCGGTAACGAATTAAAAGCTTCTGTG GTATTTTCTAGTCTTGCATTATTTGGAATGTTGATTGGTCCGATGAATGCTTTTCCTTGGGTTATTAATGGTGTTATGGAAGCAACTATTTCCATGCAACGTATTACAAAACTCTTCTATTTATCATCTGGTTCATTTTCATTAGAATTAACTGATACGCCGCTCTCTGATGTTGGAATTCCAACAGATATTCCGATTGTTTGTTCTTTTGCCGAAAAATCTACCATCAGCATGCCAGTAAACATTATGAATGAATCATTCTATTATACTAACTGTGAtaatttagttttaaaaaatatcactCTCCAGGTGCAGTGG GGACAATTAATCGGTGTAATTGGACCAGTTGGTTCCGGGAAATCATCTTTACTTCTAAGCATATTGGGTGAATTACAATCGGTTGTTTCAGGAGACGAACTTAGAAATGAAAGTATGAAAACGAATCCACGACTTCGATATGCTTATGTGGGACAAACTCCTTGGCTTCATTCTGGAACTATACgcgaaaatattttatttggcTCAGATTGTGATTTAGCATGGATGAATACTGTAATTGAAGCGTGTGCCTTAAAAGTTGATCTGGGTAAACTTCCGAATGGTTTAGACACAGATGTTGGTGAAGCTGGCGGAAACAGTCTTAGTGGAGGTCAACGGGCTCGTGTTGCTCTTGCTCGAGCTGTTTATCAAAAGGCCGATGTTTATCTTTTAGATGACCCATTATCTGCActtgatgttgatgttggtcAACAGATTATCACCAATTGTTTACTTGGTCTTTTATCAGGAAGAACTAGAATTATCGTCACACACCAGTTGGATTGGTTAATGAACACT AAAATTGTAAATGAACGTGCTCAAGTGGATTTTATTGTTGAATTAAAAGATGGAATAATTACTCGAAAAATTCCAGGTAATCTTTACCCTGACAATGATGATAACGATCATATGCATCAACCCGTTCTTGACATCAACAGCAGTCCTCCTTATAATGAATCCACATTATCCAGTGATAATCATCATGACAGTagtgaaaacaataataattcgaCGTTGGAAAATGATGATGTTCCGTTAATTACTATTAAAGAATACAGCAGTGTCAATCAATCCGAATTCAGTCCGAATTgtgtaatcaataataataacaataacaatgtgaatataaatatgGAACATATGGCAGTCGGTTCCATTAGTCCCCATGTCTACAAATCGTATATTCATTCTGTTGGCTACTTTTTAACATTCTCCATTATTTTGTCTTTATTGTTAATGCAAG GTACTCGAAATGCATCTGATTGGTGGTTATCATACTGGGTACAAAATGGGAATTTATCTGCAGTAGTTTCATCATTTCAAGACTCATCTTACCAAACAGAATTATTCCCAGATAATCATACGAAAAATAAATATCTTCACTCAACTCATAATTTATCATCAATTAATTACAATTCATCCATTAATGAATTGCTTCAAACGAGCATACATTCTGCTGTACGGTTTGGTGAGCCTAATTCTATCACTGGATATTATTACTTAGAGATCTATGCATTTGTAGTGATAAGTAATCTGATTGCTACAATATTTCGTGCTGTTTTATTTGCTTTCGGTGGTCTAGTCGCTGCATCTGTTGTTCATGAATCTGCTTTGGACACAATTTTGGAG GTCAATTTACTATTATTGTAG